The Deltaproteobacteria bacterium region ACCACACGCGCCCGCTGCGCCTCGAGCGGCCCTTCCTGCTGGCGCCGGGCGGCACGATCCACGGGATCACGGCGGAGCGCGTCACCCTGCCGCCGGACCTGTGCGGCTTTCTCGAAGGCCGCAGCCGCTTTGCCCGGCTCGGGCTCATGATCCACGTGACCTCGGCCTTCGTGCAGCCCGGGGTCTCGAACCGCCAGGTGCTCGAGATGAGCAACGTCTCCGGCCACCCGCTCGAGATCCATCCCGGCGTGCGGCTGTGCCAGCTCGTTCTCATGCGCACCGAGGGCAGCGCCGTGTACGGCGGCCGCTTTGCCGGCCAGGAGCGCCCGTAGGGCGATGCGGGCGGTCGCCCAGCGCGTCGCGCGCGCGCGGATCACGGTGGCGGGCGAGCCGGTGGGCGAGATGGGCGCGGGGCTCCTGGCGCTGGTCGGGGTCGCGCGCGCGGACGGGCCCGCGGAGGCCGCCCTGCTCGCACGCAAGCTCGTGCACCTGCGGATCTTCCCGGGTGCCCGGGGCGGCATGGACGCCTCCCTGCTCGAGAGCGGCGGGACCCTCGGCGTGGTCTCGCAGTTCACCCTGCTCGGCGACGCCCGCCAGGGCCGGCGGCCCTCCTGGGCGGAGGCTGCCCCGCCCGAGCAGGCCGAGCCCCTCCTCGACGCGCTCTGCGCCGCCGCCCGCGAGCTGGGGGCGCCGGTCGTCACGGGCCGCTTCCGCGCGACCATGGCGGTCGAGCTCGTGAACGAGGGCCCCGTCACGATCCTGCTCGACACCGAGCGCCGCTTCTGAATCGCGCGCCCGGGCCCGCCGTCGATCCCCCGCGTTCCTCGCGGGTTGCACACCCCATCTTTGCCGGCACACTCCGTGCCCAGGGGGAGGCAGCCCATCGGCTGCCGGAGGAGAGGCACGATGACCGAACGACTCGGCACTCGACGTGATGCGCGGCTCGCGGGAGCCCTGGCCGTGGTGCTCGCCGCTGGTGTGGCGGCGGGGCCGGCCGCTGCGGAAGAGATCGTCTCGCCGGAGACCAAGGAGACCGCCTCGCAGGGCGGGGTGGGCGCCGCCGCGGGCCTGACCTCCGTGGTCTACGCACCGCTCAAGGTCGCCTACGCGGCGGGCGGCTCGGTGGTGGCCGGGCTCGCCTACGTGCTCTCGGGCGGGGACAAGGAGGTCGCGAAGCCGATCTTCGACGCCTCGGTGCGGGGCGACTACGTGGTCACGCCCCAGCACCTGCGCGGCGAACGTGAGATCGAGTTCGTGGGCCGACCGCAGAGCGACCAGGCCCTGCGGAGCGCCCCCGGCCCCGACGTCTCGGCGAACAAGTCGGCGGCGAAGGGAGCCGGGGAGAGCTGGGACTGATCGGCACCGGCTCCCGGGCGACGCTCGAGGGAACCAGCGTGTAGGCTGCCGTTCGTTCCCGGCGTCTGGCGAGCGGAGCGGCCGGTCCTCCGGACGGGAAGCACGCCGCGAGCCGGAGGCGAGCGAAGGCCATCGGGACGCCAGCGGGCTGGCAAAGGAGCACTCTGCCGTGGACGGCGTCTCTGCGAGCGCTTTCGCGACCGCGTGGGTGGCGGGGCTGCTCTCGGTGCTGTCGCCCTGCGTGCTGCCGCTGATGCCCGCCTACCTGTCGCTCGTCTCCGGGATCTCGGTCGAGGAGCTGCGGGCGCGGGCGGACGAGGCGGAGGTGCGCCGGCGCGTCCTGATCGCCGCCGGGGCCTTCGTGGCCGGCTTCTCCCTGGTCTTCGTGGTGCTCGGCGCCTCGGCCACCGTCGCCGGCCGCTGGCTGCGGGCCTTCCGGCTCGACGTCCTCGGGCTCGAGATCGGGATCCACCAGATCGCCGGCCTCGTGATCATCGTGATGGGGCTCCACCTGGCCGGCGTCCTGCGGATCCCCTGGCTGTACGGGGAGCGGCGCTTCGAGGGCCCCAAGCAGCCGACCGGGCCGCTCGGTGCGGCCGCCGTGGGAGCGGCCTTCGCGTTCGGCTGGACGCCCTGCGTCGGGCCGATCCTCGGCGGGATCCTGACCCTGGCGGGCGCGCGCGAGACGGTGGGGCAGGGGGTCGGCCTGCTCCTCGTCTACTCGTTCGGCCTCGGGGTCCCGTTCCTGCTCGCGGCCTGGAGCCTCGAGCGCTTCCTGGTGGCGATGGGCGGGCTGCGCCGCCACCTCCACAAGCTCGAGGTCGCGGCCGGGGTCCTGCTCGTCGTGATCGGCGCGCTGGTGGTGACGAACCAGTTGAGCCGGCTGAACGGCTACTTCCAGTTCCTGGAGGAGGTGGTCGTGCGGCTCGAGGAGTCGTTGCTGTGAGGGCCTCGCGGGAGCGGGCGCTCCCACGCCGCGCTCGCGCCCTCGCCCTGCTCGCGCTCCTGCTGGCCGGCTGCCTCGCCGAGGAGCGCCCGGCCGGACCGGCGCCGCCCTTCACCCTGCCCGACCTCGAGGGCCGGGAGCTCGCGCTCGCGGACCTGGCCGGCCGGACCGTGGTGGTGGACTTCTGGGCGACCTGGTGCGAGCCCTGCAAGGCCCAGATCCCGGTGCTGAACCGCTTCCAGCGCGAGCACCCCGAGGTGGCCGTGCTCGGTGTCGCGGTCGACGCGGACGGGCTCGCCGTGGTCGAGCCCTTCGCCCGCGAGCACGCGATCGGCTACCGGGTGCTGCTCGGGAGCGAGTCGCTCGCCCGCGAGTACGGGGTGCCCGGCTTCCCTGCGCTCGTGATCGTGGACGCCGCGGGCCGGCTCGACTCGCTCCACCTGGGCGTCGTCACCCCCGAGGCCCTCGAGGAGGCGGTGGTGGCGGCGGCGGACGGGCCCTAAAGCCGTCCGGGAGCGCGGTCGAAACACCCGTGCGTGGACCCGCTCGCGATCTCCCAGGGCAACGGCGACTCGCTCCCGCCCGACACCACCCAGGGCCGCGTCCGGCGCGCCTTCCTGCGCACGGTGCCGGCCGGTCAGGTGCTGTTCGAGATCGGCGACCCGGGCGAGCCCCTCTTCGTGGTGCAGGCGGGTGAGGTGGCACTGCTCGAGGCGGGAGCCGAAGGCGCGGCGCGCCTGCTCGCGCGCCTGGGCCCCGGCGACCCGGTCGGCGAGACCGACGCCGTCCTGGGTCGCTCGCGCACGGTACGCGCCGTGGCGACGACCGACGCGCGGCTGCTCCAGCTCGATCGCGAGACCTTCCGCGAGATGTGCCTCGCGCGGCCCGAGATCGCGCTGCGCATCGTCGAGCGGCTCGCGCAGCGCACCGCGGATCTCGAGCGGCGGCTCGGCGCGCTCGGCATGAACGACCTGGTGCGGCCCGTCGTGCGCAGTCTCCTGCGTCACGCGCCCGCCGGCGCGGCCGGGAGCGCGCGCCTCGCGCTCGGCCTGCGCGCGATCGCCGAGAGCGCGGGCCTCTCGCTCCGCGACGCCCACCGCGGCCTGTGCGAGCTCTTCGACCGCAAGCTCGTGCGGCTCGTCGAGGACGCGCTGCTCGTGCCCGACGTGAGCGCCCTCGCGGCCTGCCTCGAGGACGACTCCGACTCGACCGGCTCCGGCTCCGCGCGTTGACCCCCGGCGAAGCCGTGCGGTAGTGTGCCCGCCCGAGGGGGCGACCACGTTGCGCAGGGCTCGTCTGGCGCTTGCCATGCTCGTGGCGTTGCTACCCGCCGGCGGCCTCGCCCAGATCCTCGACGCCGGCCGGATCGAAGGCCCCTTCCAGGTCGTGGCCGACGAGGTCGAGTACCAGGCCGACCGCGACGCCTACGTGGCGCGCGGCAACGTCGTCATCACCCAGGAAGGGCGCCGGCTCACCGCCGACCGGGTGCTGTTCAGCAACAAGACCGGAGTCGGGGTCGCGTCGGGCGACGTCGTGATCACCGAGGGCGGGGACCGCCTCACCTCGGACCTGGTCCAGTTCAACGCGGGCGATCTCACCGGCGTCGTCTTCCGGGGGCGCCTCGACTCGACGTCGAGCCTGTTCACGATGGAGGGCCGCGAGGTCGAGAAGACCGGCGAGAAGACCTACCGCTTCGTCGACGGGCGCTTCACGACCTGTCGCTGCCCGGATCCCGACGCTCGCGAGCCCTGGCACCTGACCGCCGGGAAGGCCGACCTCGAGATCGAGGGCTACGCCCGGGCGCGCAACGCCACCTTCGAGGTCCTGGGCGTGCCGGTGCTCTGGGCTCCCTGGGTGATCTACCCGCTCAAGACCGAGCGCCAGACCGGCTTCCTGTTCCCGGACGGCGGCGT contains the following coding sequences:
- a CDS encoding TlpA disulfide reductase family protein, whose product is MRASRERALPRRARALALLALLLAGCLAEERPAGPAPPFTLPDLEGRELALADLAGRTVVVDFWATWCEPCKAQIPVLNRFQREHPEVAVLGVAVDADGLAVVEPFAREHAIGYRVLLGSESLAREYGVPGFPALVIVDAAGRLDSLHLGVVTPEALEEAVVAAADGP
- the dtd gene encoding D-aminoacyl-tRNA deacylase, which gives rise to MRAVAQRVARARITVAGEPVGEMGAGLLALVGVARADGPAEAALLARKLVHLRIFPGARGGMDASLLESGGTLGVVSQFTLLGDARQGRRPSWAEAAPPEQAEPLLDALCAAARELGAPVVTGRFRATMAVELVNEGPVTILLDTERRF
- a CDS encoding cytochrome c biogenesis protein CcdA, which produces MDGVSASAFATAWVAGLLSVLSPCVLPLMPAYLSLVSGISVEELRARADEAEVRRRVLIAAGAFVAGFSLVFVVLGASATVAGRWLRAFRLDVLGLEIGIHQIAGLVIIVMGLHLAGVLRIPWLYGERRFEGPKQPTGPLGAAAVGAAFAFGWTPCVGPILGGILTLAGARETVGQGVGLLLVYSFGLGVPFLLAAWSLERFLVAMGGLRRHLHKLEVAAGVLLVVIGALVVTNQLSRLNGYFQFLEEVVVRLEESLL
- a CDS encoding Crp/Fnr family transcriptional regulator, giving the protein MDPLAISQGNGDSLPPDTTQGRVRRAFLRTVPAGQVLFEIGDPGEPLFVVQAGEVALLEAGAEGAARLLARLGPGDPVGETDAVLGRSRTVRAVATTDARLLQLDRETFREMCLARPEIALRIVERLAQRTADLERRLGALGMNDLVRPVVRSLLRHAPAGAAGSARLALGLRAIAESAGLSLRDAHRGLCELFDRKLVRLVEDALLVPDVSALAACLEDDSDSTGSGSAR
- the dcd gene encoding dCTP deaminase translates to MAVLTRDVIRREIEAGRLVIEPLAPEQIGPASIDLTLGDEIRVLEPGGESIPIRDGTDYRDHTRPLRLERPFLLAPGGTIHGITAERVTLPPDLCGFLEGRSRFARLGLMIHVTSAFVQPGVSNRQVLEMSNVSGHPLEIHPGVRLCQLVLMRTEGSAVYGGRFAGQERP